ACGGGCCGGCGCGGCGCGGCAAACGCCTGCGGCCGCAAATGGTGATGCGCGTCGCGACTTGCGAGGGGGCGCCGCTCGAACACGCGCTCGACGCCGCCGTGGCCGTCGAAATCTTTCACAACTATTCTCTGGTCCACGACGACATCGAGGATCGTGACGAACTCCGCCACGGACGCCCCACCCTTTGGAGCCAGTACGGCATCGCCGCCGCGATCAACGCCGGCGACGCGATGTGCGCGCTCAGCTTCCTGAGTCTGGAACAGGCCGCCGCGCACCTCGAAGCCGGGCGAGTCCTCGAGATGCTCGCGCTGCTGCACGAGGCGCACGCGGTGATGTGCGAAGGTCAATCGCTCGATTTGCACTTCGAATCGGAGCGCTCGGTCGATCTTCCCGCGTACTACCGAATGATCGAATGCAAGACGGCGCAGCTCTTCGATGCCTCGTGCCGCTTAGGGGCTTACGCCGCGGGCTGCGATCCGGCGGCAATCGCCGGGTACGGCGACGTCGGCCGCGCCTACGGGATGGCTTTTCAGATTCGCGACGACGTCGCCGGCATCTGGTCGACGCTCGGCGAGACCGGCAAAATGGCCGGCAGCGACATCGCGCGGCGTAAGTGGACGTTCCCGGTCGTGTGGGCGATCTCGCAGCCGCCGTGCGCGGCGCGTACCGCCGTGGTCGAGGCATATGCGAGCGGATCCTCGCTCGACGCGCCGGCGGTCGGCCGGGTCGTCGAGGCCCTTGATGAGCTGGGCGCGCGCGAGGCCGCGACGCAAACGGCTGCCGAACACGTGGGCGTGATCGAACGCCATCGCAACGGCGAACTGCGTGAATTTTTAGCCGGCACACTCGGTCTGGCCGCTGCATGACCCGCGCGCCGGCTCGCTCGAACCTGACCGTCTGGGCACTTCCCGCGCTGCTCCTGGTTGCATTCTTCGTCCGGCTGCTCTTCGTCGATAACGAAGGCTTCAAGACCGACGTCAATACCTACGTCGCGTGGGCGCTCGCACTGAGCGAGCGCGGATTCGGGAGCTTCTATTCGTCGATCGGCTTTGCCGATTATCCGCCGGGCTACTTCTACGTACTCG
The DNA window shown above is from Candidatus Cybelea sp. and carries:
- a CDS encoding polyprenyl synthetase family protein, which gives rise to MLLRHFGYGRYGPARRGKRLRPQMVMRVATCEGAPLEHALDAAVAVEIFHNYSLVHDDIEDRDELRHGRPTLWSQYGIAAAINAGDAMCALSFLSLEQAAAHLEAGRVLEMLALLHEAHAVMCEGQSLDLHFESERSVDLPAYYRMIECKTAQLFDASCRLGAYAAGCDPAAIAGYGDVGRAYGMAFQIRDDVAGIWSTLGETGKMAGSDIARRKWTFPVVWAISQPPCAARTAVVEAYASGSSLDAPAVGRVVEALDELGAREAATQTAAEHVGVIERHRNGELREFLAGTLGLAAA